One window of Doryrhamphus excisus isolate RoL2022-K1 chromosome 13, RoL_Dexc_1.0, whole genome shotgun sequence genomic DNA carries:
- the srrm1 gene encoding serine/arginine repetitive matrix protein 1 isoform X4 → MLFLLFRTWCVLQHPDSKMMQINLTGFLNGKNAREFMKDLWPLLLSAQENIAGIPTPFLEQKKEEIKQRQIEQEKLASLKKLEDDKKDSRERAQSKSPRRRKTRSPSPRRRSPSPRRRSPVRRERKRSPSRSPRRKASPAGGNSPPPPLMQLPTKPVEKSMEPDTSGRSMPEPVIQEASSTSETVMEVVKADSVTEDKESSHEINKKEERSRDREKDSRKERPHRRSRSHSHYRKRRSRSRSYSPRRRQSPRRRLSPRRRSPPRRGPTSSRNRHRRSPVRRRRSRSASSYGSSSSRSHSPKKLMKRISNSPLRKPPHIIDASISPPRKDRRSPSPRARRGRGSASPPRSSGFKRKAGARGDSPSDNIKTRHSGSESDEDKLEKGTAADSVQQRRQYRRQNRESSSDSGSSSSEDEISKRPKAGPGARNGDVRKRRSHTPSMRRRPRDASPRKRRSPSPGARRRRSPTPPRRRRSPSPRRRSPSPPPRRRSPSNRRYSPPIQRRYSSSPVPTQKRKLSSSPTRRASPGGKRRTSRSPKRRGSPAQRRRTPPSSSSPPRQRRSPMAASGRPSRDARSPPAAASSHRSTSPASRSRAIRGSNSPVRRFETSNQRRHSPSHNEKPIRRVSRTPEPRNNQRPSPSAQPLRRVSSRSRSLSPQPAAVKRPALASASPSPSRSASVSPPPAKKASSGSGSRSPSKNSDVDGSAKKKKKKKEKKHKKDKKHKKHKKHKKEKSGNAGTGDSQQNQGGDEDGESRKESESEVDDSLDDLEKHLREKALRSMRKAQVSPSQMS, encoded by the exons ATGCTTTTTCTTCTCTTCCGTACTTGGTGTGTTTTGCAGCACCCGGATAGCAAGATGATGCAGATTAACTTGACGGGTTTCCTGAATGGGAAAAATGCCAGAGAGTTTATGAAAGACCTCTGGCCCCTGTTGCTGAGTGCCCAGGAGAACATTGCTGGCATCCCAACTCCATTTTTGGAACAGAAGAAAGAGGAAATCAAACAGCGACAG ATTGAACAGGAGAAGCTTGCATCTTTGAAGAAACTGGAGGACGACAAAAAGGATTCACGAGAGAGGGCTCAGTCAAAGAGCCCAAGAAG ACGGAAGACGAGATCACCATCGCCACGACGAAGGTCACCATCTCCGCGGCGCAGGTCACCAGTGAGGCGGGAAAGGAAGCGTAGTCCTTCACGGTCCCCAAGGCGCAAAGCTAGTCCAGCTGGTGGAAACTCACCTCCTCCACCCTTGATGCAGCTGCCCACAAAACCTGTAGAGAAGTCTATGGAGCCTGATACATCAGGAAGATCCATGCCAGAACCAGTCATCCAAGAGGCATCTTCCACAAG TGAAACTGTTATGGAGGTTGTGAAAGCAGACTCTGTGACTGAAGACAAAGAGTCGTCACATGAGATAAATAAGAAAGAGGAAAGGTCCAGGGATAGGGAGAAAGACAGTAGAAAGGAAAGACCTCACCGCCGCTCCCGTTCTCATTCCCACTATCGCAAACGACGCTCTCGTTCAAG atcctACTCTCCACGTAGAAGGCAGAGTCCCAGAAGGAGATTGTCTCCACGTCGAAGAAGCCCACCCAGAAGGGGCCCTACCAGCTCCAGAAACAGACACAGGCGTTCTCCTGTCCGCAG GAGGCGCTCTCGCTCTGCTTCATCATATGGCAGTAGCTCCTCACGCTCTCACTCACCCAAAAAACTAATGAAAAGAATATCCAACTCACCCCTGCGAAAACCCCCCCACATTATTGATGCCTCCATTAGCCCCCCCAGGAAAGACAGGCGATCGCCATCACCACGGGCGAGAAGGGGAAGAGGTTCAGCATCTCCTCCCAGATCATCTG GTTTTAAGAGAAAAGCTGGTGCAAGGGGTGATTCACCTTCGGATAACATTAAAACCAGGCACTCTGGGTCCGAATCAG aTGAGGATAAACTTGAGAAAGGCACAGCAGCAGATTCAGTGCAACAGAGACGACAATATCGCAGACAAAATCGGGAGTCATCTTCAG ATTCAGGATCCTCCTCCTCAGAAGATGAAATATCTAAGAGGCCAAAGGCAGGACCAGGTGCAAGAAATGGGGATGTTCGGAAGAGACGTAGCCACACACCTTCCATGCGTAGGCGACCCAGAGATGCCTCTCCTAG GAAAAGGCGATCACCATCTCCTGGTGCACGCAGACGCCGTTCTCCAACTCCCCCAAGGCGTCGCAGATCGCCTTCTCCGAGACGAAG GTCTCCTTCCCCACCTCCCCGTAGACGATCTCCTTCCAACAGACGTTATTCACCTCCAATCCAGCGTCGTTACAGCTCTTCACCTGTTCCGACTCAGAAGAGGAAATTATCTAGCTCTCCCACAAGGCGTGCTTCACCGGGAGGGAAACGGCGCACTTCTAGATCCCCAAAACGTAGAGGCTCTCCTGCTCAGCGGAGGCGCACAcctccctcctcttcttccccCCCTAGACAGAGAAGAAGCCCCATGGCAGCTTCCGGTCGGCCAAGTAGGGACGCACGATCGCCTCCAGCAGCAGCTTCAAGCCATCGCTCCACTTCCCCTGCAAGCCGCAGCCGTGCTATCAGAGGTTCCAACAGTCCTGTGCGACGTTTTGAAACCTCCAACCAGCGAAGACACTCACCATCACACAATGAAAAGCCTATCAGACGAGTTTCACGTACCCCAGAGCCACGCAACAACCAGAG ACCTTCACCGAGTGCCCAGCCTTTGAGAAGGGTTTCCTCCAGGTCTCGATCCCTTTCCCCTCAGCCAGCAGCTGTGAAACGCCCAGCACTTGCGTCCGCCTCCCCGTCACCATCTCGCTCTGCCAGTGTGTCCCCGCCACCAGCCAAGAAGGCCAGCAGTGGTTCTGGCAGCCGGTCACCTAGCAAG AATTCAGATGTTGATGGCAGcgcaaagaaaaagaagaagaagaaggagaagaagcatAAAAAAGACAAGAAGCATAAGAAGCACAAGAAGCATAAGAAGGAGAAGAGCGGCAACGCAGGGACTGGAGACAGCCAGCAGAACCAGGGTGGGGATGAAGATGGTGAATCACGAAAG GAATCAGAGAGTGAAGTAGATGACAGCTTGGATGACCTTGAGAAACACCTGCGAGAGAAAGCGCTGCGTTCTATGCGAAAGGCCCAGGTGTCTCCATCACAAATGTcctaa
- the srrm1 gene encoding serine/arginine repetitive matrix protein 1 isoform X1 yields the protein MDAGFFRGTSAEQDNRFSNKHKKLLKQLKFAECLDKKVDMTKVNLEVIKPWITQRVTEILGFEDDVVIEFIFNQLEDKHPDSKMMQINLTGFLNGKNAREFMKDLWPLLLSAQENIAGIPTPFLEQKKEEIKQRQIEQEKLASLKKLEDDKKDSRERAQSKSPRRRKTRSPSPRRRSPSPRRRSPVRRERKRSPSRSPRRKASPAGGNSPPPPLMQLPTKPVEKSMEPDTSGRSMPEPVIQEASSTSETVMEVVKADSVTEDKESSHEINKKEERSRDREKDSRKERPHRRSRSHSHYRKRRSRSRSYSPRRRQSPRRRLSPRRRSPPRRGPTSSRNRHRRSPVRRRRSRSASSYGSSSSRSHSPKKLMKRISNSPLRKPPHIIDASISPPRKDRRSPSPRARRGRGSASPPRSSGFKRKAGARGDSPSDNIKTRHSGSESDEDKLEKGTAADSVQQRRQYRRQNRESSSDSGSSSSEDEISKRPKAGPGARNGDVRKRRSHTPSMRRRPRDASPRKRRSPSPGARRRRSPTPPRRRRSPSPRRRSPSPPPRRRSPSNRRYSPPIQRRYSSSPVPTQKRKLSSSPTRRASPGGKRRTSRSPKRRGSPAQRRRTPPSSSSPPRQRRSPMAASGRPSRDARSPPAAASSHRSTSPASRSRAIRGSNSPVRRFETSNQRRHSPSHNEKPIRRVSRTPEPRNNQRPSPSAQPLRRVSSRSRSLSPQPAAVKRPALASASPSPSRSASVSPPPAKKASSGSGSRSPSKNSDVDGSAKKKKKKKEKKHKKDKKHKKHKKHKKEKSGNAGTGDSQQNQGGDEDGESRKESESEVDDSLDDLEKHLREKALRSMRKAQVSPSQMS from the exons GGCACTAGCGCGGAGCAAGACAACCGGTTTAGCAACAAGCACAAGAAGCTACTGAAGCAGCTGAAATTTGCAGAATGTCTCGAcaaaaag GTGGATATGACCAAAGTGAACCTGGAAGTCATAAAGCCCTGGATTACCCAACGAGTGACGGAGATTTTGGGGTTCGAGGATGATGTCGTCATAGAGTTCATATTTAACCAGCTTGAAGATAAG CACCCGGATAGCAAGATGATGCAGATTAACTTGACGGGTTTCCTGAATGGGAAAAATGCCAGAGAGTTTATGAAAGACCTCTGGCCCCTGTTGCTGAGTGCCCAGGAGAACATTGCTGGCATCCCAACTCCATTTTTGGAACAGAAGAAAGAGGAAATCAAACAGCGACAG ATTGAACAGGAGAAGCTTGCATCTTTGAAGAAACTGGAGGACGACAAAAAGGATTCACGAGAGAGGGCTCAGTCAAAGAGCCCAAGAAG ACGGAAGACGAGATCACCATCGCCACGACGAAGGTCACCATCTCCGCGGCGCAGGTCACCAGTGAGGCGGGAAAGGAAGCGTAGTCCTTCACGGTCCCCAAGGCGCAAAGCTAGTCCAGCTGGTGGAAACTCACCTCCTCCACCCTTGATGCAGCTGCCCACAAAACCTGTAGAGAAGTCTATGGAGCCTGATACATCAGGAAGATCCATGCCAGAACCAGTCATCCAAGAGGCATCTTCCACAAG TGAAACTGTTATGGAGGTTGTGAAAGCAGACTCTGTGACTGAAGACAAAGAGTCGTCACATGAGATAAATAAGAAAGAGGAAAGGTCCAGGGATAGGGAGAAAGACAGTAGAAAGGAAAGACCTCACCGCCGCTCCCGTTCTCATTCCCACTATCGCAAACGACGCTCTCGTTCAAG atcctACTCTCCACGTAGAAGGCAGAGTCCCAGAAGGAGATTGTCTCCACGTCGAAGAAGCCCACCCAGAAGGGGCCCTACCAGCTCCAGAAACAGACACAGGCGTTCTCCTGTCCGCAG GAGGCGCTCTCGCTCTGCTTCATCATATGGCAGTAGCTCCTCACGCTCTCACTCACCCAAAAAACTAATGAAAAGAATATCCAACTCACCCCTGCGAAAACCCCCCCACATTATTGATGCCTCCATTAGCCCCCCCAGGAAAGACAGGCGATCGCCATCACCACGGGCGAGAAGGGGAAGAGGTTCAGCATCTCCTCCCAGATCATCTG GTTTTAAGAGAAAAGCTGGTGCAAGGGGTGATTCACCTTCGGATAACATTAAAACCAGGCACTCTGGGTCCGAATCAG aTGAGGATAAACTTGAGAAAGGCACAGCAGCAGATTCAGTGCAACAGAGACGACAATATCGCAGACAAAATCGGGAGTCATCTTCAG ATTCAGGATCCTCCTCCTCAGAAGATGAAATATCTAAGAGGCCAAAGGCAGGACCAGGTGCAAGAAATGGGGATGTTCGGAAGAGACGTAGCCACACACCTTCCATGCGTAGGCGACCCAGAGATGCCTCTCCTAG GAAAAGGCGATCACCATCTCCTGGTGCACGCAGACGCCGTTCTCCAACTCCCCCAAGGCGTCGCAGATCGCCTTCTCCGAGACGAAG GTCTCCTTCCCCACCTCCCCGTAGACGATCTCCTTCCAACAGACGTTATTCACCTCCAATCCAGCGTCGTTACAGCTCTTCACCTGTTCCGACTCAGAAGAGGAAATTATCTAGCTCTCCCACAAGGCGTGCTTCACCGGGAGGGAAACGGCGCACTTCTAGATCCCCAAAACGTAGAGGCTCTCCTGCTCAGCGGAGGCGCACAcctccctcctcttcttccccCCCTAGACAGAGAAGAAGCCCCATGGCAGCTTCCGGTCGGCCAAGTAGGGACGCACGATCGCCTCCAGCAGCAGCTTCAAGCCATCGCTCCACTTCCCCTGCAAGCCGCAGCCGTGCTATCAGAGGTTCCAACAGTCCTGTGCGACGTTTTGAAACCTCCAACCAGCGAAGACACTCACCATCACACAATGAAAAGCCTATCAGACGAGTTTCACGTACCCCAGAGCCACGCAACAACCAGAG ACCTTCACCGAGTGCCCAGCCTTTGAGAAGGGTTTCCTCCAGGTCTCGATCCCTTTCCCCTCAGCCAGCAGCTGTGAAACGCCCAGCACTTGCGTCCGCCTCCCCGTCACCATCTCGCTCTGCCAGTGTGTCCCCGCCACCAGCCAAGAAGGCCAGCAGTGGTTCTGGCAGCCGGTCACCTAGCAAG AATTCAGATGTTGATGGCAGcgcaaagaaaaagaagaagaagaaggagaagaagcatAAAAAAGACAAGAAGCATAAGAAGCACAAGAAGCATAAGAAGGAGAAGAGCGGCAACGCAGGGACTGGAGACAGCCAGCAGAACCAGGGTGGGGATGAAGATGGTGAATCACGAAAG GAATCAGAGAGTGAAGTAGATGACAGCTTGGATGACCTTGAGAAACACCTGCGAGAGAAAGCGCTGCGTTCTATGCGAAAGGCCCAGGTGTCTCCATCACAAATGTcctaa
- the srrm1 gene encoding serine/arginine repetitive matrix protein 1 isoform X5 encodes MMQINLTGFLNGKNAREFMKDLWPLLLSAQENIAGIPTPFLEQKKEEIKQRQIEQEKLASLKKLEDDKKDSRERAQSKSPRRRKTRSPSPRRRSPSPRRRSPVRRERKRSPSRSPRRKASPAGGNSPPPPLMQLPTKPVEKSMEPDTSGRSMPEPVIQEASSTSETVMEVVKADSVTEDKESSHEINKKEERSRDREKDSRKERPHRRSRSHSHYRKRRSRSRSYSPRRRQSPRRRLSPRRRSPPRRGPTSSRNRHRRSPVRRRRSRSASSYGSSSSRSHSPKKLMKRISNSPLRKPPHIIDASISPPRKDRRSPSPRARRGRGSASPPRSSGFKRKAGARGDSPSDNIKTRHSGSESDEDKLEKGTAADSVQQRRQYRRQNRESSSDSGSSSSEDEISKRPKAGPGARNGDVRKRRSHTPSMRRRPRDASPRKRRSPSPGARRRRSPTPPRRRRSPSPRRRSPSPPPRRRSPSNRRYSPPIQRRYSSSPVPTQKRKLSSSPTRRASPGGKRRTSRSPKRRGSPAQRRRTPPSSSSPPRQRRSPMAASGRPSRDARSPPAAASSHRSTSPASRSRAIRGSNSPVRRFETSNQRRHSPSHNEKPIRRVSRTPEPRNNQRPSPSAQPLRRVSSRSRSLSPQPAAVKRPALASASPSPSRSASVSPPPAKKASSGSGSRSPSKNSDVDGSAKKKKKKKEKKHKKDKKHKKHKKHKKEKSGNAGTGDSQQNQGGDEDGESRKESESEVDDSLDDLEKHLREKALRSMRKAQVSPSQMS; translated from the exons ATGATGCAGATTAACTTGACGGGTTTCCTGAATGGGAAAAATGCCAGAGAGTTTATGAAAGACCTCTGGCCCCTGTTGCTGAGTGCCCAGGAGAACATTGCTGGCATCCCAACTCCATTTTTGGAACAGAAGAAAGAGGAAATCAAACAGCGACAG ATTGAACAGGAGAAGCTTGCATCTTTGAAGAAACTGGAGGACGACAAAAAGGATTCACGAGAGAGGGCTCAGTCAAAGAGCCCAAGAAG ACGGAAGACGAGATCACCATCGCCACGACGAAGGTCACCATCTCCGCGGCGCAGGTCACCAGTGAGGCGGGAAAGGAAGCGTAGTCCTTCACGGTCCCCAAGGCGCAAAGCTAGTCCAGCTGGTGGAAACTCACCTCCTCCACCCTTGATGCAGCTGCCCACAAAACCTGTAGAGAAGTCTATGGAGCCTGATACATCAGGAAGATCCATGCCAGAACCAGTCATCCAAGAGGCATCTTCCACAAG TGAAACTGTTATGGAGGTTGTGAAAGCAGACTCTGTGACTGAAGACAAAGAGTCGTCACATGAGATAAATAAGAAAGAGGAAAGGTCCAGGGATAGGGAGAAAGACAGTAGAAAGGAAAGACCTCACCGCCGCTCCCGTTCTCATTCCCACTATCGCAAACGACGCTCTCGTTCAAG atcctACTCTCCACGTAGAAGGCAGAGTCCCAGAAGGAGATTGTCTCCACGTCGAAGAAGCCCACCCAGAAGGGGCCCTACCAGCTCCAGAAACAGACACAGGCGTTCTCCTGTCCGCAG GAGGCGCTCTCGCTCTGCTTCATCATATGGCAGTAGCTCCTCACGCTCTCACTCACCCAAAAAACTAATGAAAAGAATATCCAACTCACCCCTGCGAAAACCCCCCCACATTATTGATGCCTCCATTAGCCCCCCCAGGAAAGACAGGCGATCGCCATCACCACGGGCGAGAAGGGGAAGAGGTTCAGCATCTCCTCCCAGATCATCTG GTTTTAAGAGAAAAGCTGGTGCAAGGGGTGATTCACCTTCGGATAACATTAAAACCAGGCACTCTGGGTCCGAATCAG aTGAGGATAAACTTGAGAAAGGCACAGCAGCAGATTCAGTGCAACAGAGACGACAATATCGCAGACAAAATCGGGAGTCATCTTCAG ATTCAGGATCCTCCTCCTCAGAAGATGAAATATCTAAGAGGCCAAAGGCAGGACCAGGTGCAAGAAATGGGGATGTTCGGAAGAGACGTAGCCACACACCTTCCATGCGTAGGCGACCCAGAGATGCCTCTCCTAG GAAAAGGCGATCACCATCTCCTGGTGCACGCAGACGCCGTTCTCCAACTCCCCCAAGGCGTCGCAGATCGCCTTCTCCGAGACGAAG GTCTCCTTCCCCACCTCCCCGTAGACGATCTCCTTCCAACAGACGTTATTCACCTCCAATCCAGCGTCGTTACAGCTCTTCACCTGTTCCGACTCAGAAGAGGAAATTATCTAGCTCTCCCACAAGGCGTGCTTCACCGGGAGGGAAACGGCGCACTTCTAGATCCCCAAAACGTAGAGGCTCTCCTGCTCAGCGGAGGCGCACAcctccctcctcttcttccccCCCTAGACAGAGAAGAAGCCCCATGGCAGCTTCCGGTCGGCCAAGTAGGGACGCACGATCGCCTCCAGCAGCAGCTTCAAGCCATCGCTCCACTTCCCCTGCAAGCCGCAGCCGTGCTATCAGAGGTTCCAACAGTCCTGTGCGACGTTTTGAAACCTCCAACCAGCGAAGACACTCACCATCACACAATGAAAAGCCTATCAGACGAGTTTCACGTACCCCAGAGCCACGCAACAACCAGAG ACCTTCACCGAGTGCCCAGCCTTTGAGAAGGGTTTCCTCCAGGTCTCGATCCCTTTCCCCTCAGCCAGCAGCTGTGAAACGCCCAGCACTTGCGTCCGCCTCCCCGTCACCATCTCGCTCTGCCAGTGTGTCCCCGCCACCAGCCAAGAAGGCCAGCAGTGGTTCTGGCAGCCGGTCACCTAGCAAG AATTCAGATGTTGATGGCAGcgcaaagaaaaagaagaagaagaaggagaagaagcatAAAAAAGACAAGAAGCATAAGAAGCACAAGAAGCATAAGAAGGAGAAGAGCGGCAACGCAGGGACTGGAGACAGCCAGCAGAACCAGGGTGGGGATGAAGATGGTGAATCACGAAAG GAATCAGAGAGTGAAGTAGATGACAGCTTGGATGACCTTGAGAAACACCTGCGAGAGAAAGCGCTGCGTTCTATGCGAAAGGCCCAGGTGTCTCCATCACAAATGTcctaa
- the srrm1 gene encoding serine/arginine repetitive matrix protein 1 isoform X3 has translation MDAGFFRGTSAEQDNRFSNKHKKLLKQLKFAECLDKKVDMTKVNLEVIKPWITQRVTEILGFEDDVVIEFIFNQLEDKHPDSKMMQINLTGFLNGKNAREFMKDLWPLLLSAQENIAGIPTPFLEQKKEEIKQRQIEQEKLASLKKLEDDKKDSRERAQSKSPRRRKTRSPSPRRRSPSPRRRSPVRRERKRSPSRSPRRKASPAGGNSPPPPLMQLPTKPVEKSMEPDTSGRSMPEPVIQEASSTSETVMEVVKADSVTEDKESSHEINKKEERSRDREKDSRKERPHRRSRSHSHYRKRRSRSRSYSPRRRQSPRRRLSPRRRSPPRRGPTSSRNRHRRSPVRRRRSRSASSYGSSSSRSHSPKKLMKRISNSPLRKPPHIIDASISPPRKDRRSPSPRARRGRGSASPPRSSGFKRKAGARGDSPSDNIKTRHSGSESDEDKLEKGTAADSVQQRRQYRRQNRESSSDSGSSSSEDEISKRPKAGPGARNGDVRKRRSHTPSMRRRPRDASPRKRRSPSPGARRRRSPTPPRRRRSPSPRRRSPSPPPRRRSPSNRRYSPPIQRRYSSSPVPTQKRKLSSSPTRRASPGGKRRTSRSPKRRGSPAQRRRTPPSSSSPPRQRRSPMAASGRPSRDARSPPAAASSHRSTSPASRSRAIRGSNSPVRRFETSNQRRHSPSHNEKPIRRVSRTPEPRNNQRPSPSAQPLRRVSSRSRSLSPQPAAVKRPALASASPSPSRSASVSPPPAKKASSGSGSRSPSKNSDVDGSAKKKKKKKEKKHKKDKKHKKHKKHKKEKSGNAGTGDSQQNQGIRE, from the exons GGCACTAGCGCGGAGCAAGACAACCGGTTTAGCAACAAGCACAAGAAGCTACTGAAGCAGCTGAAATTTGCAGAATGTCTCGAcaaaaag GTGGATATGACCAAAGTGAACCTGGAAGTCATAAAGCCCTGGATTACCCAACGAGTGACGGAGATTTTGGGGTTCGAGGATGATGTCGTCATAGAGTTCATATTTAACCAGCTTGAAGATAAG CACCCGGATAGCAAGATGATGCAGATTAACTTGACGGGTTTCCTGAATGGGAAAAATGCCAGAGAGTTTATGAAAGACCTCTGGCCCCTGTTGCTGAGTGCCCAGGAGAACATTGCTGGCATCCCAACTCCATTTTTGGAACAGAAGAAAGAGGAAATCAAACAGCGACAG ATTGAACAGGAGAAGCTTGCATCTTTGAAGAAACTGGAGGACGACAAAAAGGATTCACGAGAGAGGGCTCAGTCAAAGAGCCCAAGAAG ACGGAAGACGAGATCACCATCGCCACGACGAAGGTCACCATCTCCGCGGCGCAGGTCACCAGTGAGGCGGGAAAGGAAGCGTAGTCCTTCACGGTCCCCAAGGCGCAAAGCTAGTCCAGCTGGTGGAAACTCACCTCCTCCACCCTTGATGCAGCTGCCCACAAAACCTGTAGAGAAGTCTATGGAGCCTGATACATCAGGAAGATCCATGCCAGAACCAGTCATCCAAGAGGCATCTTCCACAAG TGAAACTGTTATGGAGGTTGTGAAAGCAGACTCTGTGACTGAAGACAAAGAGTCGTCACATGAGATAAATAAGAAAGAGGAAAGGTCCAGGGATAGGGAGAAAGACAGTAGAAAGGAAAGACCTCACCGCCGCTCCCGTTCTCATTCCCACTATCGCAAACGACGCTCTCGTTCAAG atcctACTCTCCACGTAGAAGGCAGAGTCCCAGAAGGAGATTGTCTCCACGTCGAAGAAGCCCACCCAGAAGGGGCCCTACCAGCTCCAGAAACAGACACAGGCGTTCTCCTGTCCGCAG GAGGCGCTCTCGCTCTGCTTCATCATATGGCAGTAGCTCCTCACGCTCTCACTCACCCAAAAAACTAATGAAAAGAATATCCAACTCACCCCTGCGAAAACCCCCCCACATTATTGATGCCTCCATTAGCCCCCCCAGGAAAGACAGGCGATCGCCATCACCACGGGCGAGAAGGGGAAGAGGTTCAGCATCTCCTCCCAGATCATCTG GTTTTAAGAGAAAAGCTGGTGCAAGGGGTGATTCACCTTCGGATAACATTAAAACCAGGCACTCTGGGTCCGAATCAG aTGAGGATAAACTTGAGAAAGGCACAGCAGCAGATTCAGTGCAACAGAGACGACAATATCGCAGACAAAATCGGGAGTCATCTTCAG ATTCAGGATCCTCCTCCTCAGAAGATGAAATATCTAAGAGGCCAAAGGCAGGACCAGGTGCAAGAAATGGGGATGTTCGGAAGAGACGTAGCCACACACCTTCCATGCGTAGGCGACCCAGAGATGCCTCTCCTAG GAAAAGGCGATCACCATCTCCTGGTGCACGCAGACGCCGTTCTCCAACTCCCCCAAGGCGTCGCAGATCGCCTTCTCCGAGACGAAG GTCTCCTTCCCCACCTCCCCGTAGACGATCTCCTTCCAACAGACGTTATTCACCTCCAATCCAGCGTCGTTACAGCTCTTCACCTGTTCCGACTCAGAAGAGGAAATTATCTAGCTCTCCCACAAGGCGTGCTTCACCGGGAGGGAAACGGCGCACTTCTAGATCCCCAAAACGTAGAGGCTCTCCTGCTCAGCGGAGGCGCACAcctccctcctcttcttccccCCCTAGACAGAGAAGAAGCCCCATGGCAGCTTCCGGTCGGCCAAGTAGGGACGCACGATCGCCTCCAGCAGCAGCTTCAAGCCATCGCTCCACTTCCCCTGCAAGCCGCAGCCGTGCTATCAGAGGTTCCAACAGTCCTGTGCGACGTTTTGAAACCTCCAACCAGCGAAGACACTCACCATCACACAATGAAAAGCCTATCAGACGAGTTTCACGTACCCCAGAGCCACGCAACAACCAGAG ACCTTCACCGAGTGCCCAGCCTTTGAGAAGGGTTTCCTCCAGGTCTCGATCCCTTTCCCCTCAGCCAGCAGCTGTGAAACGCCCAGCACTTGCGTCCGCCTCCCCGTCACCATCTCGCTCTGCCAGTGTGTCCCCGCCACCAGCCAAGAAGGCCAGCAGTGGTTCTGGCAGCCGGTCACCTAGCAAG AATTCAGATGTTGATGGCAGcgcaaagaaaaagaagaagaagaaggagaagaagcatAAAAAAGACAAGAAGCATAAGAAGCACAAGAAGCATAAGAAGGAGAAGAGCGGCAACGCAGGGACTGGAGACAGCCAGCAGAACCAGG GAATCAGAGAGTGA